A window from Variovorax sp. PBL-E5 encodes these proteins:
- a CDS encoding biotin/lipoyl-binding carrier protein translates to MTQEIEVLSEVTGTVWKVLATQGQRLAEGDTIAIIESMKMEIPVESPFAGTIRKLLVSEGQAVAEGAVLAVIERD, encoded by the coding sequence TTGACCCAAGAAATCGAAGTCCTGAGCGAGGTCACGGGGACCGTATGGAAAGTCCTGGCGACACAGGGCCAGCGACTTGCCGAGGGAGACACGATCGCCATCATCGAATCGATGAAGATGGAAATCCCTGTCGAATCCCCCTTCGCCGGCACCATTCGGAAGCTGCTGGTATCCGAAGGACAGGCCGTTGCCGAAGGCGCCGTGCTCGCCGTCATCGAACGCGACTGA
- a CDS encoding cytochrome c biogenesis protein DipZ: MIFFILSYLAGALTIVAPCILPVLPFVFARVGEPFVRSGLPLLAGMALSFAGVGTLAAVAGNWAVEANGYGRMAAIALLAAMGVALIAPRLAQRLTAPLVSLGARLSNTASRRSASTGHTVLPSLLLGVATGLLWAPCAGPVLGLILTGAALEGPGVRTSLLLTYAAGAVTSLALALLLGGRVFAAMKRSLGIGEWLRRGLGVAVLAGVAAVALGLDTGALARLSADGGGTSLEKRLLERLRPQPAERASAAAFREPPAPGGFMKVQASRFNTTLAPLPAEGTMPPLEGAVEWLNSPPLSAQALRGKVVLVDFWTFSCVNCLNALPHVREWNRKYKDQGLVVVGVHAPEFAYEKNINNVKRAVSDLDVQFPVAIDNNFTIWRAFNNNYWPAHYFIDAKGRIRFHHFGEGEYQKSEQVIQQLLEEAHKDAKPV; this comes from the coding sequence ATGATCTTTTTCATCCTGTCGTATCTGGCCGGAGCGCTGACGATCGTTGCGCCCTGCATCCTGCCCGTCCTTCCTTTCGTGTTCGCGCGCGTCGGCGAACCCTTCGTCCGCAGCGGGCTGCCGCTGCTGGCGGGCATGGCACTCAGCTTCGCGGGCGTCGGCACGCTCGCCGCCGTCGCCGGGAACTGGGCCGTCGAGGCCAACGGGTACGGCCGCATGGCGGCGATCGCACTGCTGGCGGCCATGGGCGTCGCGCTGATCGCGCCTCGCCTGGCGCAGCGCCTGACGGCGCCGCTGGTGAGTCTTGGTGCGCGGCTTTCCAACACGGCCAGCCGACGCTCGGCATCGACCGGGCATACGGTCCTCCCCTCTCTTTTGCTCGGCGTTGCGACCGGTCTTCTGTGGGCGCCCTGCGCCGGACCGGTGCTGGGACTGATCCTGACCGGCGCCGCACTGGAAGGCCCCGGCGTGCGGACCTCGCTGCTGCTGACCTATGCGGCCGGCGCCGTCACTTCGCTGGCCCTCGCGCTGCTGCTCGGCGGGCGCGTCTTCGCCGCGATGAAGCGCTCGCTGGGCATCGGCGAATGGCTTCGCCGGGGTCTGGGCGTCGCCGTGCTGGCAGGTGTGGCGGCCGTCGCACTCGGCCTCGACACCGGTGCACTCGCACGGCTTTCGGCCGATGGCGGCGGAACGTCGCTCGAAAAGCGCCTGCTCGAGCGCCTGCGCCCGCAGCCAGCCGAGCGCGCGTCGGCCGCAGCGTTCCGGGAACCGCCGGCACCTGGCGGTTTCATGAAGGTGCAGGCGAGCCGGTTCAACACAACGCTCGCGCCGCTTCCGGCGGAAGGAACGATGCCGCCGCTCGAGGGCGCCGTCGAGTGGCTCAACTCGCCGCCGCTCAGCGCCCAAGCGCTGCGTGGCAAGGTGGTGCTGGTCGACTTCTGGACCTTCTCGTGCGTCAACTGCCTGAACGCATTGCCGCATGTTCGCGAATGGAATCGCAAATACAAAGACCAGGGGCTCGTCGTGGTCGGCGTGCATGCGCCGGAGTTCGCGTACGAGAAAAACATCAACAATGTGAAGCGCGCGGTCAGCGATCTCGACGTGCAGTTCCCGGTGGCGATCGACAACAACTTCACCATCTGGCGCGCCTTCAACAACAACTACTGGCCGGCACACTACTTCATCGACGCCAAGGGCCGGATCCGTTTTCATCACTTCGGCGAAGGCGAATACCAGAAGTCGGAGCAGGTCATCCAGCAACTCCTCGAAGAAGCACACAAGGACGCAAAACCCGTATGA
- a CDS encoding DUF805 domain-containing protein encodes MNFQQAIQTCFSKYVDFSGRASRPEYWWFVLAYVVLAIVSGFIHHIVYALVILAFLLPMLAAGARRLHDIGKSGWWLLLGLIPLVGLVLLYFMVQPSQPESNAYGAPPVPTPV; translated from the coding sequence ATGAACTTTCAACAGGCCATCCAGACCTGCTTCAGCAAGTACGTCGACTTTTCAGGCCGTGCGTCGAGGCCCGAATATTGGTGGTTCGTGCTGGCCTACGTGGTGCTCGCCATCGTGTCCGGCTTCATTCATCACATCGTCTATGCGCTGGTGATCCTGGCCTTCCTGCTGCCGATGCTGGCGGCCGGCGCGCGCCGGCTGCACGACATCGGCAAGAGCGGCTGGTGGCTGCTGCTGGGACTGATCCCGCTCGTCGGCCTGGTGCTGCTCTACTTCATGGTGCAGCCGAGCCAGCCCGAATCGAACGCCTACGGCGCGCCGCCGGTGCCGACGCCGGTCTGA
- a CDS encoding acyl-CoA carboxylase subunit beta, whose amino-acid sequence MTWRPEVEEIHRRRQMAEDCGGTVAVEKHHAAGKLTVRERIERLLDKRSFREVGKLAGKASYAADGTLASFEPAPYVMGLGAIDGRPVAVGGEDYTIRAGTGFGSDRRKGGQGGFVEDLAHEYRIPLVNLVDGTGGTVNTVKRKGYSVWPGYGMDGFERSASLLGEVPVVSAIMGSVAGGPGGRALMAHWSIMVRDTSQIFAAGPPVVERAFGVKLHKNDLGGAKIAVDTAGTIDNAAASEDDCLRQIRTFLSYMPQNVWELPPSIAPTDQPDRCEEALLSIVPRSERQAYNMRKLVGMVVDKDSAFEIQPTFGRAVITSLARMNGHVVGVVANNPMVGGIVDVKTARKQTHFISLCDSFNIPLIFFVDVPGLLIGVDSESEAIMRFGIQQRYALAKATVPIYTVLVRKCFGVAGGSVFDRAGLNFKIAWPSASWGSLPIEGGVKAAYRREIEAAPDPAAREAEIEAELRALSSPFRTAEAFAVEDLIDPRETRPYLCQFIDAAQSRLRTQLGPKLRAGVSP is encoded by the coding sequence ATGACCTGGAGACCTGAAGTCGAGGAAATCCACCGCCGTCGCCAGATGGCCGAGGACTGCGGCGGTACCGTTGCGGTGGAAAAGCACCACGCCGCCGGAAAGCTGACGGTTCGCGAACGCATCGAACGTCTGCTCGACAAGAGGTCGTTCCGCGAAGTGGGCAAGCTGGCCGGGAAAGCAAGCTATGCGGCGGACGGAACGCTCGCCAGTTTCGAGCCGGCTCCCTATGTCATGGGCCTTGGCGCCATCGATGGCCGCCCGGTGGCGGTCGGCGGCGAGGACTACACCATCCGCGCGGGAACCGGCTTCGGCAGCGACCGCCGCAAAGGAGGTCAAGGCGGCTTTGTCGAAGACCTGGCGCACGAGTACCGTATCCCGCTGGTCAACCTGGTCGACGGTACGGGAGGTACCGTGAACACCGTCAAGCGAAAAGGCTACTCGGTATGGCCGGGTTACGGCATGGACGGCTTCGAGCGCTCCGCCTCCCTGCTCGGCGAGGTTCCCGTGGTGAGCGCGATCATGGGGTCGGTGGCCGGGGGTCCGGGAGGACGCGCATTGATGGCCCACTGGTCGATCATGGTGCGGGACACCAGCCAGATCTTCGCCGCAGGGCCACCGGTGGTGGAGCGCGCATTCGGCGTCAAGCTGCATAAGAACGACCTGGGCGGCGCGAAGATCGCCGTGGACACGGCCGGCACCATCGACAACGCGGCCGCCAGCGAGGACGACTGCCTGCGCCAGATCAGGACCTTCCTCTCCTACATGCCGCAGAACGTGTGGGAGCTGCCACCTTCGATCGCGCCCACGGACCAGCCCGATCGATGCGAAGAAGCGCTGCTGAGCATCGTGCCGCGGTCCGAGCGGCAGGCCTACAACATGCGCAAGCTGGTCGGCATGGTGGTGGACAAGGACTCGGCGTTCGAGATCCAGCCCACATTCGGCCGCGCTGTCATCACCTCGCTCGCTCGCATGAATGGCCATGTCGTCGGCGTCGTTGCCAACAACCCGATGGTGGGCGGCATCGTGGATGTCAAGACGGCGCGCAAGCAGACGCATTTCATCAGCCTCTGCGATTCCTTCAACATTCCGCTGATCTTCTTTGTCGACGTGCCTGGCCTGCTCATCGGCGTCGACTCCGAGTCCGAAGCCATCATGCGTTTCGGCATTCAACAGCGCTATGCACTGGCAAAGGCCACGGTTCCCATCTACACCGTGCTGGTGCGCAAGTGCTTCGGGGTCGCGGGCGGCAGCGTGTTCGATCGCGCCGGACTCAACTTCAAGATCGCATGGCCTTCGGCCAGCTGGGGCTCTTTGCCCATCGAAGGTGGCGTGAAGGCGGCCTACCGGCGCGAGATCGAGGCCGCACCCGATCCGGCAGCGCGCGAGGCCGAGATCGAAGCCGAATTGCGCGCCTTGTCTTCTCCTTTCCGCACGGCCGAGGCATTCGCGGTGGAGGACTTGATCGACCCGCGGGAAACGCGTCCGTACCTGTGTCAATTCATCGACGCCGCGCAAAGTCGGCTGCGCACCCAGCTCGGACCGAAATTGCGGGCTGGCGTCAGTCCTTGA
- a CDS encoding CaiB/BaiF CoA transferase family protein yields MTTQAPSDKSGPLSGYRVLELCSTVSGPACARLLGDFGADVIKVEPPGGDPLRSMGKHAGDISLYAATILRNKRSISVDLKHPKGRQLVRELALKCDLLVDSYRPGVMERLGLGYEELSKENPGLVMVRISGYGQSGPYSQRPGYGAICEAMAGVRNLIGDPDRPPARVAVAATDYLTAVFAAFGAVTALLARKKTGRGQVVDAALYEAAFTQMEAYVPAFETTGYVPQRVGPNLPNMAPNSLYPTRDGGYVLIAANSDATFERLILTMGQPELKDDPLLCSIRARGNNIPYCNEVVSAWTRQHDGPDIERMLLAAEVPVSRVYTMPDIFADPHFAARGMLTRVPHPQLGELVHPGIVPRLSDTPGRIVKSGPDLGQDTRSILSDELGFSETEIDDLLDQKIVYGMAASSDPASHEAHASKLETN; encoded by the coding sequence ATGACAACCCAAGCACCGTCCGACAAGAGCGGCCCGTTGTCGGGCTATCGCGTCCTCGAGCTCTGCTCCACCGTCTCCGGCCCCGCCTGCGCCAGGCTGCTGGGGGATTTCGGTGCCGACGTGATCAAGGTCGAACCCCCTGGCGGCGACCCGCTGCGCAGCATGGGCAAGCATGCCGGCGACATATCGTTGTACGCCGCAACGATCCTGCGCAACAAGCGTTCGATCTCCGTCGACCTGAAACATCCCAAAGGCCGGCAACTCGTTCGCGAGCTTGCATTGAAATGCGATCTGCTGGTCGACAGCTACCGGCCCGGCGTGATGGAACGGCTGGGCCTGGGCTACGAAGAGCTCTCGAAGGAAAACCCCGGACTCGTGATGGTGCGCATCTCCGGATATGGCCAATCCGGACCGTACAGCCAACGGCCCGGTTACGGCGCCATCTGCGAGGCCATGGCCGGCGTTCGCAACCTCATCGGCGATCCGGACCGGCCGCCCGCGCGCGTGGCGGTGGCCGCCACCGACTACCTCACGGCGGTGTTTGCCGCATTCGGTGCCGTCACGGCGCTGCTGGCGCGCAAGAAGACCGGCCGCGGGCAGGTCGTCGATGCAGCCCTCTACGAAGCCGCATTCACGCAGATGGAGGCCTACGTCCCGGCATTCGAGACGACCGGCTACGTCCCTCAGCGCGTGGGACCCAACCTGCCGAACATGGCGCCCAACAGCCTGTACCCGACGCGGGACGGCGGCTATGTGCTCATCGCCGCCAACAGCGACGCCACCTTCGAGCGCCTGATTCTCACGATGGGACAGCCCGAGCTCAAGGACGATCCCTTGTTGTGCTCCATCCGTGCGCGCGGCAACAATATTCCATATTGCAACGAGGTCGTGTCCGCCTGGACACGACAGCACGACGGACCCGATATCGAAAGAATGCTCCTGGCGGCGGAGGTGCCCGTGTCGCGTGTCTACACGATGCCCGATATCTTTGCCGATCCGCATTTCGCCGCACGCGGCATGCTGACGCGCGTCCCGCATCCTCAACTCGGCGAGCTGGTGCATCCGGGGATCGTGCCGCGCCTTTCGGACACGCCGGGACGCATCGTGAAGAGCGGTCCTGACCTGGGGCAGGACACCCGTTCGATCCTGTCCGACGAGCTGGGATTCAGCGAGACGGAGATCGACGACCTGCTCGATCAGAAGATCGTCTACGGCATGGCGGCGTCCAGCGACCCGGCCAGCCACGAGGCCCATGCAAGCAAGCTGGAGACAAACTGA
- the pgi gene encoding glucose-6-phosphate isomerase: MTRPRCDRTAAWKKLQAHYDAQGRSFDLRQAFAADAKRCETLSQSAPHLFADLSKNLLDAQTEALLFALARETELEAHRAAMFAGRHINTTEDRAVLHTLLRCPASAPVPAELAGALRDVHTTLDAMLAYAETVRSDHTITDVVNIGIGGSDLGPQMAVLALDAHVAPGKRFHFVSNVDGHELAGVLRGLAPEHTLFLIASKTFTTAETMTNAQSARRWFEQSGGVDIARHFAALTTNVEAARAFGIETTFGFWDWVGGRYSLWSAIGLPIALAIGAEGFRSLLAGAHAMDEHFRTAPLEQNLPVRLGLLDVWYRNFHRFTSRSIAPYHSALKRLPAYLQQLEMESNGKQVDAGGEPLSFGTSPVLWGEPGTNGQHAYFQMLHQGTDVVPLEFMAVRDAAHELEGHHPKLLANAIAQAQALMVGKHDDNGARNFPGNRPSTFFVLEKLTPETLGAFIALYEHRVFTSGAVWGINSFDQWGVELGKVLARDIEPRLASGDLQGLDASTAGLLRRLS, translated from the coding sequence ATGACCCGACCCCGCTGCGACCGCACCGCCGCCTGGAAGAAGCTGCAGGCGCACTACGACGCCCAGGGCCGCAGCTTCGATCTGCGGCAGGCCTTCGCGGCGGATGCAAAGCGCTGCGAAACCCTGAGCCAGTCCGCGCCGCACCTCTTCGCCGATCTGTCCAAGAACCTGCTCGATGCGCAGACCGAAGCGCTGCTCTTCGCGCTCGCGCGCGAAACCGAGCTCGAGGCGCATCGCGCCGCCATGTTTGCCGGCCGGCACATCAACACCACCGAAGACCGGGCCGTGCTCCACACGCTGCTGCGCTGCCCGGCTTCGGCGCCGGTGCCCGCCGAGCTGGCCGGTGCGCTGCGCGACGTGCACACCACCCTCGATGCGATGCTCGCGTATGCCGAGACGGTGCGCTCCGACCACACGATCACCGACGTGGTCAACATCGGCATCGGCGGCTCCGACCTCGGGCCGCAGATGGCCGTGCTGGCGCTCGATGCGCATGTCGCGCCGGGCAAGCGCTTCCACTTCGTCTCGAATGTCGATGGGCATGAGCTGGCCGGCGTGCTGCGCGGCCTGGCGCCGGAACACACGCTGTTCCTGATCGCCTCGAAGACCTTCACCACTGCCGAGACCATGACCAATGCGCAGTCGGCCAGGCGCTGGTTCGAGCAGTCCGGCGGCGTCGACATCGCGCGCCACTTCGCCGCGCTCACCACCAACGTCGAGGCCGCGCGCGCCTTCGGCATCGAGACCACCTTCGGCTTCTGGGATTGGGTCGGCGGCCGCTATTCGCTGTGGTCGGCGATCGGGCTGCCGATCGCGCTGGCGATCGGCGCCGAAGGCTTTCGCAGCCTGCTCGCCGGCGCGCATGCGATGGACGAGCACTTCCGCACCGCGCCACTGGAACAGAACCTGCCGGTGCGCCTGGGCCTGCTCGATGTCTGGTATCGCAACTTCCATCGCTTCACGAGCCGCAGCATCGCGCCGTACCACAGTGCGCTCAAGCGGCTTCCGGCCTACCTTCAGCAACTCGAGATGGAAAGCAACGGCAAGCAGGTCGATGCCGGTGGCGAGCCGCTGTCCTTCGGCACTTCGCCCGTGCTGTGGGGCGAGCCCGGGACCAACGGCCAGCATGCGTATTTCCAGATGCTGCACCAGGGCACGGACGTGGTGCCGCTGGAGTTCATGGCGGTGCGCGATGCGGCGCACGAACTCGAAGGCCATCATCCCAAGCTGCTGGCCAATGCGATCGCGCAGGCCCAGGCGCTGATGGTGGGCAAGCACGACGACAACGGCGCGCGGAATTTTCCCGGCAACCGGCCGAGCACTTTCTTCGTGCTCGAGAAACTCACGCCCGAGACGCTGGGCGCCTTCATCGCGCTCTACGAGCACCGCGTGTTCACGAGCGGCGCAGTCTGGGGCATCAACAGCTTCGACCAGTGGGGCGTGGAACTCGGCAAGGTGCTGGCCAGGGACATCGAGCCGCGTCTTGCCTCCGGCGATCTGCAGGGGCTGGACGCCTCGACGGCGGGCCTGCTCCGGCGACTGAGCTAG
- the msrA gene encoding peptide-methionine (S)-S-oxide reductase MsrA, whose amino-acid sequence MQRVGQLATLARRPMLATLALLGAAAIWHAIPSFAAEPAVVIPAPVEDLAAAPGAKSQTAVIAGGCFWGVQGVFQHVKGVSSAVSGYAGGDASTAKYEMVGSGRTGHAESVRITYDPTQVSYGRLLQIYFSVAHNPTELNRQGPDSGTQYRSTIFAADADQARIARSYIAQLDKARVFGQPIATTVETLKGFYPAEGYHQDYLAHNPDQPYIAINDLPKIDNLKRVFPDRYRATPVLVGTGA is encoded by the coding sequence ATGCAACGCGTCGGCCAGCTGGCCACCCTGGCTCGGCGGCCGATGCTGGCCACGCTCGCGCTGCTCGGCGCGGCGGCGATCTGGCATGCCATCCCTTCCTTCGCCGCGGAACCGGCGGTGGTCATTCCCGCGCCTGTCGAAGACCTGGCGGCAGCGCCCGGCGCGAAGTCGCAGACCGCCGTGATCGCGGGTGGCTGCTTCTGGGGCGTGCAGGGCGTGTTCCAGCACGTCAAGGGCGTGAGCAGCGCTGTGTCCGGCTACGCGGGTGGAGACGCCAGCACGGCGAAATACGAGATGGTGGGCTCGGGTCGCACCGGCCATGCCGAGTCCGTGCGCATCACCTACGACCCGACGCAGGTCAGCTACGGCCGCCTGCTGCAGATCTATTTCTCGGTCGCCCACAACCCGACCGAACTCAACCGGCAGGGTCCGGACAGCGGCACGCAATACCGCTCGACGATCTTCGCGGCCGACGCCGATCAGGCGCGCATCGCCAGGAGCTACATCGCGCAACTCGACAAGGCCCGAGTCTTCGGCCAGCCGATCGCGACCACGGTCGAAACGCTCAAGGGCTTCTATCCGGCCGAGGGCTACCACCAGGACTACCTGGCGCACAACCCCGACCAGCCTTACATCGCGATCAACGATCTGCCGAAGATCGACAACCTGAAGCGCGTGTTCCCGGACCGCTATCGCGCCACGCCGGTGCTGGTGGGCACAGGCGCCTGA
- a CDS encoding pentapeptide MXKDX repeat protein, translated as MNKLTATLLAACMAIGSVSAFAADEMKKDDGMAKDSMSKDGMKKNSMAKDSMAKNSMMKKDSMAKDSMSKDSMSKDSMGKDEMKK; from the coding sequence ATGAACAAGCTCACCGCAACCCTGCTGGCCGCCTGCATGGCCATCGGCTCCGTCTCGGCCTTCGCCGCGGACGAAATGAAGAAGGACGACGGCATGGCCAAGGACTCAATGAGCAAGGACGGCATGAAGAAGAATTCCATGGCGAAGGACTCGATGGCCAAGAACAGCATGATGAAGAAAGACTCGATGGCCAAGGACTCGATGTCGAAAGACAGCATGTCGAAGGACTCGATGGGCAAGGACGAGATGAAGAAGTAG
- a CDS encoding acetyl-CoA carboxylase biotin carboxylase subunit, giving the protein MFNKILVANRGAVAARVLRACRKLGIPTAVVYSEADRDLPYLAAADERHEIGPAPAAESYLHQDRLLDVLRRSGADALHPGYGFLSENAAFAEKVEAAGATFIGPSPKWLAAMGHKTRARELMASHGLPMGASSKLLGADMAANLKEAERVGYPVLIKPAGGGGGIGMIAAHSPADLPKALEGARSLSSRSFGSVDIYLERLVQRPRHIEFQILADRYGHVRHLFERDCSVQRRHQKVVEEACAPNIPRAMLDAAAERIAAVLGSLRYDVIGTVETLYDTQTGEFNFLEVNTRLQVEHAVTEEVTGIDLVTSQIRLAAGERLSEVLPDTVAIQGHAVQARIYAEDPVRFYPSPGLLELLEFPSAEGVRLETGYATGCRVTPHYDPMIAKIIARGRNRDEAIARLDTALEGSRIRGVKTNIPFIRQVLASESFKSGAVHTDIAADVLREAANRTAAVAS; this is encoded by the coding sequence ATGTTCAACAAGATCCTCGTCGCCAATCGTGGTGCCGTGGCGGCACGGGTGCTGCGCGCGTGCCGGAAACTCGGCATTCCCACGGCGGTGGTCTACTCCGAAGCCGATCGTGATCTTCCCTATCTGGCGGCGGCCGACGAGCGCCATGAGATCGGTCCGGCGCCGGCGGCGGAAAGCTATCTTCATCAGGACCGTCTGCTCGACGTGCTGCGTCGCTCCGGTGCCGATGCCCTGCACCCGGGATACGGTTTCCTTTCGGAGAACGCGGCCTTCGCCGAAAAGGTGGAGGCGGCCGGCGCCACCTTCATCGGCCCCAGTCCGAAGTGGCTCGCCGCGATGGGCCACAAGACCCGCGCACGCGAGCTGATGGCGAGCCACGGCTTGCCCATGGGCGCCAGCTCGAAGCTCCTCGGCGCGGACATGGCAGCCAATCTGAAAGAAGCCGAGCGCGTGGGCTATCCGGTCCTCATCAAGCCGGCCGGCGGCGGAGGCGGCATCGGCATGATCGCCGCGCACAGCCCCGCCGACCTGCCCAAGGCGCTGGAAGGTGCACGCTCCCTGTCGAGCCGCAGCTTCGGCAGCGTCGACATCTACCTGGAGCGGCTGGTGCAGCGACCCCGGCACATCGAGTTCCAGATCCTGGCCGATCGGTATGGCCATGTGCGTCATCTCTTCGAGCGTGACTGCTCCGTGCAGCGGCGCCACCAGAAAGTCGTGGAAGAGGCCTGTGCTCCGAACATCCCGCGCGCCATGCTCGACGCTGCCGCGGAGCGCATTGCGGCCGTGCTGGGGTCCCTGCGTTATGACGTGATCGGCACGGTGGAAACGCTCTACGACACCCAGACTGGCGAGTTCAATTTTCTGGAGGTCAACACGCGCCTGCAGGTGGAGCATGCCGTGACCGAGGAGGTCACGGGCATCGATCTGGTGACGTCGCAGATTCGACTCGCGGCCGGCGAGCGTTTGAGCGAAGTCCTGCCCGATACCGTGGCGATCCAGGGGCATGCCGTGCAGGCGCGCATCTATGCCGAGGATCCCGTGCGCTTCTACCCTTCTCCGGGGCTGCTCGAACTGCTGGAGTTTCCGAGCGCCGAAGGTGTGCGGCTGGAGACGGGCTATGCCACCGGATGCCGCGTCACGCCCCACTACGACCCCATGATCGCGAAGATCATCGCGCGCGGCCGGAATCGGGATGAAGCCATCGCCCGGCTGGACACGGCGCTGGAAGGCAGTCGGATTCGTGGCGTCAAGACGAACATTCCATTCATTCGCCAAGTGCTCGCGAGCGAGTCATTCAAGTCGGGCGCGGTCCACACGGACATCGCCGCGGACGTTCTTCGCGAGGCGGCAAATCGTACGGCCGCGGTCGCTTCGTAG
- a CDS encoding GntR family transcriptional regulator: MTPEAIDKSEEFFKTWESAVAFRLFADSEQLTLTVPEQIALAVGDQIISGDLPPGSRIIEAELSAKFQVSRGPVRDAIRVLEREGLVTVLARRGAIVTELTADEIREIFEIRAGLLEIVARKVAERRDPGLLEMLKVGVGRLEYLANKPDDRGEYAETGYRLTIFSVRSCGNQRLARMLAGLSLQTLRYSKLGLASRERRLQSAAIWRRAVNALARGDTEKFVRLQRQRVEESGAEAVSILSTRPMAGRRAASPAPVV, encoded by the coding sequence ATGACGCCCGAAGCCATCGACAAGTCGGAAGAATTCTTCAAGACATGGGAGAGCGCGGTGGCATTCCGTCTCTTCGCGGACTCGGAGCAACTCACGCTGACCGTGCCCGAACAAATCGCACTGGCCGTCGGCGACCAGATCATTTCCGGGGACCTTCCGCCGGGCTCTCGCATCATCGAGGCCGAGCTGTCTGCCAAGTTCCAGGTGAGTCGCGGCCCGGTGCGCGATGCCATTCGCGTCCTGGAGCGCGAGGGGCTGGTGACTGTTCTGGCGCGCCGCGGGGCGATCGTCACCGAACTGACGGCGGACGAGATCCGGGAAATCTTCGAGATCCGGGCAGGCCTGCTCGAGATCGTGGCGCGCAAGGTCGCGGAGCGCCGCGATCCCGGACTGCTCGAAATGCTCAAGGTCGGTGTCGGCCGACTCGAATACCTGGCCAACAAGCCGGATGACCGCGGCGAGTATGCCGAAACCGGCTACAGGCTCACGATCTTCAGCGTGCGTTCGTGCGGCAACCAGCGTCTGGCCCGGATGCTGGCGGGATTGAGTCTGCAAACCCTTCGCTATTCCAAGCTGGGCCTGGCCAGTCGCGAACGCCGCCTTCAATCGGCCGCCATCTGGCGGCGCGCCGTCAACGCCCTGGCCAGGGGCGATACAGAAAAATTCGTGCGATTGCAGCGACAACGTGTCGAGGAGTCGGGCGCCGAAGCCGTGAGCATCCTGAGCACTCGCCCGATGGCCGGTCGCCGCGCCGCCTCGCCTGCACCGGTGGTCTGA
- a CDS encoding tripartite tricarboxylate transporter substrate binding protein, which yields MPDPARCSNLFTVERDMKDSEAKAGSATPIDPRRRRVCGALGGWGVAALGALQWPAHAAAPWKPDAGVEFVVPAGPGGALDQVGRAMKQYYDQSGAAPGKPFLVSNKPGANGKIAFDVLMQHPRDPHYLSINTHGYIASYLTGNLDILPHRDLQTIAVLQEEFLILAVRADSPFKDLQALLAALRADPASQRLAVATSIGNHIHIGTAKALKAGGVDVSKLVVAPFRSSMDSIVALVGGQLEMVAATTPNALAMMQAGRIRLLAVSSDTRLGGAFAGVPTWRESGVDTSFHSALGIVGPKGLAPEQIAFWENVCRQMVATTAWKRLVELNQSKSLFIPHAQATEYYEKEYQSMLSTVREIGLLAKGIS from the coding sequence ATGCCAGACCCGGCGCGTTGTTCAAACTTATTCACTGTGGAGCGAGACATGAAAGATTCAGAAGCCAAGGCAGGATCCGCAACACCGATCGACCCGCGCCGCCGGCGCGTTTGTGGCGCGCTCGGTGGATGGGGGGTCGCCGCATTGGGCGCCCTGCAATGGCCGGCCCATGCGGCAGCGCCCTGGAAGCCCGATGCGGGCGTGGAGTTCGTCGTGCCTGCGGGCCCCGGCGGTGCTCTGGACCAGGTCGGCCGCGCGATGAAGCAGTACTACGACCAAAGCGGCGCAGCGCCCGGCAAGCCCTTCCTGGTGTCCAACAAGCCGGGCGCCAACGGCAAGATCGCTTTCGATGTGCTGATGCAGCATCCCAGAGACCCGCACTATCTTTCGATCAACACGCACGGATACATCGCCAGCTATCTCACGGGGAACCTGGACATCCTCCCCCACCGCGACCTCCAGACCATCGCGGTGCTGCAGGAAGAATTCCTGATCCTCGCGGTGCGTGCCGACTCACCGTTCAAGGATCTGCAGGCGCTCCTGGCTGCACTGCGCGCCGATCCCGCCAGCCAACGCCTGGCGGTGGCCACCAGCATCGGCAACCACATCCACATCGGAACCGCCAAGGCCCTGAAAGCAGGCGGCGTCGATGTGTCCAAACTGGTCGTGGCGCCCTTCAGGTCGTCGATGGACTCGATCGTGGCCCTCGTGGGCGGACAGCTCGAAATGGTGGCCGCAACGACACCCAACGCGCTGGCCATGATGCAGGCAGGAAGGATCCGATTGCTCGCCGTCAGTTCGGACACTCGCCTGGGCGGCGCCTTCGCAGGCGTCCCGACCTGGCGCGAAAGCGGCGTCGATACGAGCTTCCATTCGGCGCTGGGAATTGTCGGCCCCAAGGGTCTTGCCCCGGAACAGATCGCCTTCTGGGAAAACGTCTGTCGCCAGATGGTGGCGACCACCGCGTGGAAGCGACTCGTCGAACTCAATCAGAGCAAGTCGCTGTTCATTCCGCATGCCCAGGCGACCGAGTACTACGAGAAGGAATACCAATCGATGCTCTCGACCGTGCGCGAGATCGGCCTGCTGGCGAAAGGAATCTCATGA